From a single Miscanthus floridulus cultivar M001 chromosome 8, ASM1932011v1, whole genome shotgun sequence genomic region:
- the LOC136474263 gene encoding casein kinase 1-like, whose translation MYFLRGSLPWQGLKAGTKKQKYDKISEKKMLTSIEALCKSYPSEFITYFHYCRSLRFEDKPDYSYLKKIFRDLFIREGYQPDYVFDWTVSRQAADDNRLRLSGKTGGLVGPSVDRAERAAARHDVPERFTGPADAFARRTGSGSGHYGEHTKHRTLLDSLMASKMAVDSDKRRHSSSRNGSTSRKALLSSSRGSGDPSDPNRSSHLVPTTTTSSRPSTNQRLHQSTGLEGRTSSFPKPGRIGHDDPTMRSFERLTISAERRK comes from the exons ATGTATTTCTTAAGAGGAAG CCTTCCCTGGCAAGGCCTGAAAGCTGGAACGAAAAAACAAAAGTATGACAAAATTAGTGAGAAGAAAATGCTAACCTCAATTGAG GCCCTTTGTAAATCTTATCCATCAGAATTCATTACATACTTCCATTATTGCCGCTCTTTGCGATTTGAAGATAAGCCAGACTATAGCTATTTGAAGAAAATCTTCCGGGATTTATTCATCCGTGAAG GTTATCAGCCTGATTATGTATTTGATTGGACTGTATCAAGGCAAGCTGCGGACGATAACAGATTGCGA CTGAGCGGGAAGACAGGTGGGTTGGTGGGACCATCTGTGGATCGGGCTGAACGAGCTGCAG CAAGACATGATGTTCCGGAAAGATTCACTGGTCCAGCCGATGCATTTGCTAGAAGAACCGGCTCTGGTTCTGGTCATTATGGAGAACACACAAAGCACAGAACTCTGTTGGATTCCCTTATGGCGTCCAAGATG GCTGTTGATTCAGATAAAAGAAGGCATTCATCATCTCGGAATGGAAGCACATCAAGGAAGGCTCTTCTGTCAAGCAGCAGGGGTTCTGGAGATCCCAGTGACCCAAATCGCAGTAGCCACCTAGTcccgaccaccaccaccagcagccgTCCATCAACTAATCAAAGGCTTCACCAGTCAACTGGACTTGAGGGCAGGACCTCATCATTTCCAAAACCTGGAAGAATCGGCCATGATGATCCTACTATGAGGAGTTTTGAGCGCCTTACTATTAGCGCAGAGAGGAGGAAATGA